A genomic window from Streptomyces mirabilis includes:
- a CDS encoding ISL3 family transposase yields MVESIERAAGTVTFCAHSAVPTARCPRCGVVSWRVHGRYARRLADVPVGGAPAVVELVVRRFKCINPQCPAVTFAEQIEGLTSPHARYTPLLRTLLTSIAACLAGRPGARLAAALSIRVAKDKLLELLRGLPELPQVSVRVLGVDDFALRKGDSYGTILVDLEGRCPVDVLPGRDAEPLAAWLRGHPEVEVTCRDRAGSYAEGARSGAPQARQVADAWHLLRNLAEAVEKTVGAHDQCIRRAFTTPTAVTECATAPSGTAEPPVEEPSFVLPDGTRDVLGRPRRLVARTTERYTAVQQLLSEGKSLAAISRRLRLDYSTVRRSARARSLDELLVKATNRASILDEHKPYLHIRWAEGCHDIPQLHRELRAHGFTGDIQCVRRYFRPFKKPHTPKPKNPPTPAPEPRPAPKLRRVVRWIMTHPGHLAETDAAELQEIRAACPHLDATARHVRDFADMMHDLRGNDLPAWMDRVLTDDLPALHSLVNGMKRDLDAVTAGLSTPWSSGQVEGHVTRAKLLKRMGYGRANLDLLRRRILLRT; encoded by the coding sequence GTGGTCGAGTCGATCGAGCGTGCGGCCGGGACGGTCACGTTCTGTGCTCACTCCGCGGTACCGACTGCGAGGTGCCCAAGATGCGGGGTGGTGTCGTGGCGTGTGCACGGCCGGTACGCGCGCCGGCTGGCTGACGTGCCCGTCGGCGGAGCCCCGGCGGTGGTCGAACTCGTGGTGCGCCGGTTCAAATGCATCAACCCGCAGTGTCCGGCCGTGACGTTCGCCGAGCAGATCGAAGGGCTGACCAGCCCGCATGCCCGGTACACACCATTGCTGCGCACGCTGCTCACGTCAATCGCCGCGTGTCTGGCGGGCCGGCCGGGTGCACGGCTCGCGGCCGCGCTGAGCATCCGCGTCGCCAAGGACAAGCTCCTTGAACTCCTTCGCGGGTTACCGGAGTTACCGCAGGTCAGCGTGCGCGTCCTGGGGGTCGACGACTTCGCGCTGCGCAAGGGCGACTCGTACGGCACGATCCTGGTGGACCTGGAAGGACGGTGCCCGGTCGATGTGCTGCCGGGCCGAGACGCCGAGCCGCTGGCCGCCTGGCTGCGCGGCCATCCGGAAGTCGAAGTCACTTGCCGTGACCGGGCCGGCTCCTACGCCGAAGGTGCCCGCAGCGGGGCTCCGCAGGCCCGGCAAGTGGCAGACGCCTGGCACCTGCTGCGCAACCTCGCCGAAGCAGTGGAGAAGACGGTCGGAGCCCATGACCAGTGCATCCGCAGGGCGTTCACGACGCCCACGGCCGTCACGGAGTGCGCCACCGCCCCCAGCGGGACGGCGGAGCCGCCCGTGGAGGAACCGTCGTTCGTCCTGCCGGACGGCACCCGGGACGTCCTCGGGCGTCCGAGGCGGCTGGTGGCCCGCACCACCGAGCGGTACACGGCGGTGCAGCAACTGCTGTCCGAGGGCAAGTCCCTGGCCGCGATCAGCCGCCGGCTGCGGCTGGACTACTCCACCGTCCGGCGCTCCGCCCGCGCCCGGAGTCTCGACGAACTGCTCGTCAAGGCCACCAACCGGGCATCCATTCTCGACGAACACAAGCCCTACCTGCACATACGCTGGGCGGAGGGTTGCCACGACATCCCACAGCTGCACCGCGAACTGCGCGCGCACGGCTTCACCGGCGACATCCAGTGCGTCCGTCGATACTTCCGCCCCTTCAAAAAGCCGCACACCCCCAAGCCGAAGAACCCGCCCACGCCCGCTCCCGAGCCGAGGCCGGCACCGAAACTCCGGCGCGTCGTCCGCTGGATCATGACCCACCCCGGACACCTCGCCGAGACCGACGCGGCCGAACTCCAAGAGATCCGGGCCGCCTGCCCACACCTCGACGCCACCGCACGCCATGTCCGCGACTTCGCGGACATGATGCACGACCTGCGCGGCAACGACCTGCCCGCATGGATGGACCGCGTCCTCACAGACGACCTGCCCGCCCTGCACTCCCTGGTCAACGGCATGAAACGGGACCTGGACGCCGTCACCGCCGGCCTATCTACGCCCTGGAGCTCTGGCCAGGTCGAGGGACACGTGACCAGAGCCAAGCTCCTCAAGCGCATGGGCTACGGCCGCGCCAATCTTGATCTGCTCCGCAGACGCATCCTCCTCAGGACGTGA